One Oryza brachyantha chromosome 3, ObraRS2, whole genome shotgun sequence DNA segment encodes these proteins:
- the LOC102715745 gene encoding BTB/POZ domain-containing protein At1g30440 has protein sequence MASSLKLGSKPDAFRRQGQAWFCTTGLPSDITVEVGDMSFHLHKFPLLSKSAFLERLIEETSDQEECVIRLNDIPGGAKSFELVARFCYGVKIELSSENVVYLRCASEHLQMTEEITEDNLIAQSEIFLNQVVIRSWKDSLKALETCEDLLPNAEDLQIVKRCIESLASKATTDPNLFGWPIREHSLMQSPGGSVLWNGISTGARPRNFSSNWWYEDASSLSFPMYKRLISTMESRGIRPEIIAGSLTYYAKKYIPGLNRRHSMGAVSLTATLSEVEQKNLLEEIDRLLPIQKGLASTRVLLGLLRTAMILKVSSTCISNLEKRIGMQLDHATLEDLLLPNFSYTMETLYNVECVQRILDHFLAMDQANGATSPCLDDVMASPSLAPITTVAKLIDGYLAEIAPDINLKLPKFQALASAVPEYARPLDDGLYRAIDIYLKAHSWLSEAEREQLCRLMDCQKLSLEACTHAAQNERLPLRVVVQVLFFEQLQLRTSIAGCLLVSDNLEGSRPLRSGIATSGEAGGWATAVRENQVLKVGMDNMRMRLSELEKECSNMRQEIQKLGRGKTGWIASRVPKKFNLKLKSQMCSAQEGSVSEQQKSMSAKLDKLQAKVSKQKKQLSGNA, from the exons ATGGCGTCATCCCTGAAGCTGGGATCGAAGCCTGATGCTTTCAGAAGGCAAGGGCAGGCATG GTTCTGTACAACTGGACTTCCCAGCGATATTACTGTTGAGGTTGGAGACATGTCTTTCCACCTTCATAAG TTCCCTTTACTTTCAAAAAGTGCCTTTCTTGAAAGGTTGATAGAGGAGACTTCAGACCAGGAAGAATGTGTCATCAGACTAAATGACATACCTGGGGGTGCCAAGTCATTTGAGCTAGTCGCAAGGTTTTGCTATGGAGTAAAAATAGAACTCTCAtctgaaaatgttgtttacCTACGTTGTGCCTCTGAACATCTCCAAATGACTGAAGAAATAACTGAGGACAACTTGATTGCGCAGTCAGAGATTTTCCTTAACCAAGTTGTCATTCGTAGCTGGAAAGATTCTCTGAAAGCATTGGAAACATGTGAAGATCTTCTCCCTAATGCTGAAGACCTGCAAATTGTGAAGAGATGCATTGAGTCATTAGCATCGAAGGCTACTACTGATCCAAACCTCTTTGGCTGGCCAATAAGGGAGCATAGCCTCATGCAAAGCCCTGGTGGCAGTGTACTGTGGAATGGGATCAGCACAGGTGCCAGGCCCAGAAACTTCAGTTCAAACTGGTGGTATGAGGATGCGTCATCTTTGAGTTTCCCCATGTACAAGAGGTTAATTTCTACCATGGAGTCTCGTGGCATCCGACCTGAGATTATTGCAGGATCTTTGACATActatgctaaaaaatatatcccaGGACTAAATAGGCGTCATAGCATGGGAGCAGTGTCTCTGACTGCTACTCTGTCTGAGGTAGAACAGAAGAACTTACTTGAGGAGATTGATAGACTATTGCCTATTCAGAAGGGTTTAGCATCTACAAGAGTTTTGCTTGGGCTACTTCGCACAGCCATGATTCTCAAAGTCAGCTCCACTTGCATTTCAAACTTAGAGAAACGAATTGGCATGCAACTGGACCATGCCACTCTGGAGGATCTACTGTTGCCAAATTTCTCCTACACAATGGAAACTCTGTATAATGTCGAGTGCGTGCAAAGGATTCTTGATCATTTTTTGGCAATGGACCAGGCCAATGGTGCCACCTCCCCATGTTTGGATGATGTCATGGCTTCCCCTTCTTTGGCACCAATCACTACTGTTGCTAAGTTAATCGATGGCTATCTTGCAGAGATTGCGCCAGATATCAATTTGAAACTTCCAAAATTTCAAGCTCTGGCATCTGCTGTGCCTGAGTATGCCCGCCCGTTAGATGATGGGCTTTATCGTGCcattgatatatatttgaag GCACATTCCTGGCTATCAGAAGCTGAACGGGAGCAGCTCTGCCGGTTAATGGACTGTCAGAAACTCTCCCTGGAAGCATGCACCCATGCTGCACAGAACGAGAGGCTTCCGCTGCGCGTCGTCGTGCAAGTCCTCTTCTTTGAACAGCTCCAGCTACGAACCTCAATTGCCGGGTGCCTGCTTGTCTCCGACAACCTCGAGGGATCTAGGCCACTGCGAAGCGGCATCGCGACGTCAGGCGAGGCTGGGGGATGGGCCACGGCTGTAAGGGAGAACCAGGTCCTGAAGGTTGGCATGGACAACATGAGGATGCGCCTGTCTGAGCTCGAGAAGGAGTGCTCAAACATGAGGCAGGAGATCCAGAAGCTGGGGCGTGGCAAGACCGGGTGGATCGCTTCGCGTGTCCCCAAGAAATTCAACCTGAAGTTGAAATCCCAGATGTGCAGCGCCCAGGAGGGCTCAGTCAGCGAGCAGCAGAAGAGCATGAGCGCGAAGCTGGACAAGCTGCAAGCAAAGGTATCAAAGCAAAAGAAGCAGCTTTCAGGAAATGCCTGA